The genomic segment AAAAACCGTTGCAAGCTTCGCAGTCGCAGCCCTCTTCGAGCGGCTCGTCCACGCTGGCGTGGCAGGCGTTGCGGATCGAGAAGGGGCCCGAGCGCGTGAACAGGCTGCCGTTGCGGGCGTTGCGAGTGGGAAGGACGCAGTCGAAGAGGTCGTATCCCTGGCCGCACAGCTCGACCAGGTCCAGCGGCGTCCCCATGCCCATCATGTAACGAGGCTTGTCGTCGGGCAGCATCGCCACGCTGGCGGCGGCGGTGGCCATCGTCTCCTCGCGCGCCTCGCCGACCGAGAGGCCGCCGACGGCATAGCCGGGGAAGTCCAGCTCGATCAGCGCCTCGGCCGCTTCGCGACGGAGGTCCTCGAAGAGGCCGCCCTGCTGGATCGCAAAGATGGCCGTGCTCGCGTCCTCTCTCAGCGCCTGCCGGGTCCGGCGCGTCCAGCGCAGCGTCCGGGCTGCGCCGTCGGCCGCCGCCTTGCGATCGCCCGGCTTGGCCACGCACACGTCGAAGGCCATGCCGATGTCGACGCCCAGCCGGTACTCCAGGTCGACGACGCCCTCGGGCGTCATGCGCACGGGCGAGCCGTCCAGGTGCGAGCGGAAGACCGCGCCCTCCTCGTCGACCTTGACGCTGGCAGCCAGGCTGAAGACCTGGAATCCGCCGCTGTCGGTCAGGACCGGAGCGCTCCAGCCCATGAAGCGGTGGATGCCGCCGAGGCGCTCGATCGTCTCGACGCCCGGCCGCAGCGCCAGGTGGTAGGCATTGGAGAGCACCATCTGCACGCCCGCCTCCGAGAGCTGCCGCGGTGTCAGACCCTTGACCGTTCCGTACGTGCCCACCGGCATGAACGCCGGCGTGGCGACGCGCCCGTGCGCGAGCGTCAGCACGCCGGTGCGGCCGCCCGTCCGGTCGCGCGCGGTGATCTCGAAGCGCAGCCCGTGTCTCATCGAATCAGCATCGCATCGCCGTAGCTGTAGAAGCGGTAACGCTCGGCGATGGCTTCCTCGTAGGCGCGCTCGATGGCCTCGCGGCCGGCCAGCGCCATCACCAGCGCCAGCAGCGTGGAGCCGGGCAGATGGAAGTTCGTCACCATCGCGTCGACTACACGGAAACGATGGCCGGGCCGAATGAACAGCCGCGTGGCGGATGCGCCGGTGGCCAGAACCCCGCCCTCGTCGGCGGCGCTTTCGAGCGCGCGCACGGTGGTCGTTCCCACTGCCACGACCGCGCGGCCCTCGGCTCGTGCGGCCGCCACGGCGGCGGCTGCGCCGGGCAGGATCGTGAAGCTCTCGCTCTCCATCTCGTGCTCGTCGATGGAGCCGCGCACGGGGACGAAGGTGCCCGGGCCCACGTGCAGCGTGACGGTTGCGAGCTCGAAGCCGTGCTCGCGCAGCTGCGATAGCAGCTCCTCGGTGAAGTGCAGGCCCGCGGTGGGTGCAGCCACCGAGCCCGGCGCCTGCGCGTAGACCGTCTGGTAGCGCTCGTGGTCCTGGCTGCGCGGCCCGCCCGGCCGTTCGATGTAGGGCGGCAACGGGATCTCGCCGATGCGCTCGAGCACTTCCTCGACCGCCAGCGGAGAAAAATCGAGGAGACAGCGGCCGCGCTCCACCGGCCCCTGCACCCGCACGACGATCCCGTGCGCGAGCTCGATCGTCTGCCCGTGGCTGAGCCCTTTGGACGACCGCGAAAGCGCCGGCGCGCGGTGCCCGTCGCCGAGTCCGAGCACGAGCAGTTCGACGGCGCCGCCGCTGCCCTGCTTGTGCCCGCGCAGCCGCGCGCGCAGGACGCGCGAGTCGTTGGCCACCAGCAGTGCACGCGGCGGCAGGAATGCGCCGATGTCGCGAAAGCGCGCGTGCGTGAGCGCGCCGCTGCGGCGGTCGAGCACGAGCAGGCGCGAGTCCTGCCGGTGCGGCGCCGGCTCCTGCGCGATCAGCTCGGAAGGAAGCTCGTAGTCGAGCAGGCCTTTCCAGCGCCCGCCGCCGCCGGCCGAACTCAAGTCGCGGATGCCTCGGCTCGCTCGGCCGTCTTGGCCGAATGCGTGAAGAAGGGCGTGAGCAGATCGACCGGGATCGGCAGCACGATGGTCGTGCTGGTGTCGGAGGCTACCTCCACCAGGGTCTGCAGGAAGCGGAGCTGCACGGCGATGGGCTGGTCGGCCATGATCTCCGCCGCTTCGCGCAGGCGCGTGGAGGCCTGGAACTCGCCTTCGGCGGCAATGACCTTGGCGCGCCGCTCGCGTTCGGCCTCGGCCTGCCGCGCCATCGCGCGCTGCATCTCCTGCGGCAGGTCGATGTGCTTGAGCTCGACGGCCACGACCTTGATCCCCCACGGATCGGTCTGGTCGTCCAGGATGGTCTGGATCTGCTGGTTGATGCGCTCTCGGTCCGAGAGCAGATGGTCCAGCTCGGCCTGCCCGCAGATGCTGCGCATCGTGGTCTGCGCCATGAGCGAAGTCGCAAACAGGAAGTTCTCCACTTCCACCACCGCGCGGCTCGGATCGACGACGCGGAAATACAGAACCGCGTTCACCTTGACCGAAACGTTGTCGCGCGTGATCACGTCCTGGCTCGGCACGTCCATGGTGATGGTGCGCATGTCGATGCGGACCATCTTCTCGATCCCGGGGATCACGTAGATGATGCCGGGACCGCGGTGCGCCACCAGCCGGCCGAGCCGCAGGATCACCGCACGCTCGTACTCGCGCATGACCTTGACTCCGCTCGCCAGTAGAAGGACCACGGCCAGAACGACGTACAGTCCGATCATTTCGTTTCTCCTCTGGGCTGGGGCACCACGCGCACCTTGAGCCCGGTCACCGATTCGATTCGCACGCTGGTGCCGGCCGCGATCGGCGCGGTGCTGCTGGCGTTCCACAGCTCGCCGTGGACACGCACCTTGCCGCTGGGCCCGACATCGGTTACCGCCACGCCGATCTCGCCGATCAAGCCTTCGGCGCCGAGCGCCGGCCGGCGCCTGCGGTCGCGCAGCAGCAGCGAGCCCACGGCCAGCATGATCGTGGTCGCCATCACGACGGTCGTCGCGATCAGGCGCCGGTCCACGTAGAGCGAGGATTCGGGCGTGTACAGAAACAGCGAGCCGAGCGCGAGGGCGACGATGCCGCCGAAGCCCAGAATGCCGAAGCTCGGCACGAACAGCTCGGCCACCAGAAACGCCGCGCCCAGCAGCATGAGGAGTGCGCCGCCGCCGCTGATCGGAAGCACCTGCGAGGCCAGCAGCGCCAGCAGGAGCGCGATGGTCCCGACCACGCCGGGCACGACCGCGCCGGGCTGCGACAACTCCATGTACAGGCCGAGCATCGCGACCATCATCAGCAGGTAGGCGATGTTGGGATCGCTGACGAAGGACAGCACGCGCTGCCGCAGCGTCATCTCCACGTCCACGACTCGCGCGGTGCCATCCTCGCCGATGGCGCGGTGCAGGTTCAGGACGACGTCGTGGCCTGCCACTTCGACCCTGCGCCCGCTGGCCTGCTTCAGAAGATCAGTCAGGCCGCTGGCGACGAAATCGACGACCCTCAGCTCCACCGCTTCCTTCTCGGTCACGGCCACGCTCTCGCGCACGGCCTTCTCGGCCCACTCCACGTTGCGCCCGCGTCGCTGCGCGATGGCGCTGCCGAAGCTGGCGGTGAAGTTCTCGACCTTCTTGCGCATGTCGCCCTCGATGTCCTTGCCCTGCCCCGCCACCGGATGCGCGGCGCCGATGGACGTGCCCGGCCCCATCGCCGCGACGTGCGCGGCCATGGTGACGAAGACTCCGGCCGACGTGGCGCTGGCGCCGCCGGGCCAGACGTGGACCAGCACGGGCAACGGCGCCGCGAGCAGCGCCTTGACCATCGTCTTGGTCGAATCGAGGAGGCCGCCGGGCGTGTCGAGTTCCACCACCAGCGCAAGGGCCTCGGCCGCAGCGGCCTGCTCGATGCCCGCTGCCAGATAATCGGCAGCGGCGGGCGTGATCGCGCCGTCGATGCGGATGCGAAAGACGCTGGCGGAAGGCGCCGCCAGATCGGCGGCGGCCTCGTGCGACGCTGCGTCAGCGGCAGGGCGATCGCCCGCGCCGTCGTGTCTGCGATCCCTGTGCGCGGGCGCCCGCTCCGCCGCCTTCTCGTCCGCAACCTTCGGCGCCTTCTCGGCCAGCACGGTCGCGGCCGGCAGGGCCGTCAGCGCTGCCAGCGCGGCGGCAAGCGCGACCGCGCCCGCCGTGCGACGTGCCAGTGGCATGCTCATCTCACCCGCCACCGCGCTGCGGCAGCGGCAATCCGAGGCGCGCCATCACCTGCTTGATGTCGTCCCACACCAGGCGCTTGTCCGACGGGTTCCGCAGCAGGTAGGCGGGATGGAACGTCGGCATCAACGGGATGCCGGCGAATTCGTGCCACTGCCCGCGGCGGCGCGTGATGGAGGTGCGGTCTCGCAGCAGTGCCTGCGTGGCGAAGTTGCCGAGGCTGACGAGAACTTTCGGCGAGACCAGCTCGACCTGACGAAGCAGGAACGGCTCGCATGCAACGATCTCGTCGGGCTCGGGGTTGCGGTTGCTCGGCGGCCGGCACTTGACGACGTTGGCGATATAGACGTCGCTGCGCTTCAGGCCCATGCCGCGCGTGATGATGTCGGTGAGCAGCTTGCCCGCTTTTCCGACGAACGGCTCGCCCTGGACATCTTCGTCCTCGCCGGGCCCTTCTCCGACGAACATCAGATCGGCGGCGGGATTGCCCACGCCGAAGACGATGTTGGTGCGGCCGCTGCACAGCTTGCAGCGCGTGCACTCGCCGAGCACTCCGCGAAGCTGCTCGAGCGAGACCGCCTCGACGATCGCCTGCTCCACCAGCGGGCCGCCGAGGCGGGTACCGGCCGCGGCAGAGGAGACCGCCGGCGCCTGCGGCGTGGCGCCCGCCGCTGCCGTTCGCGCGTCGGCCGGAGCGGGCCCCGGTGCCGCAACGGTCGCGCCGGACCGAAGCGCGGCAATGTTCGCCGCCGCGCGTGCCTCGGCCGCCGGAGCACCCGCGCGCGGTAGCAGCTCCAGGCCCAGAGCCATCTCGCGCTCCAGGTAGACCCGTGCGAGCCTCAGTGCGTCCGGGTCCATTGTCCCATCACTTCGACCGCTGTACGGTGAGCGCTGTTTTGATTGCGTTCGTGCTGATGGCCGTGGCTCTCGTGCTCGTCGCACCCGGCGATGCCCTCGCCTGGGGCCCGATCACGCACATCGTACACGGGAGCGCCGTCCTGGCCAGCATCGAGCTGTTGCCGGAGGCCATGCAGGCGCTGCTTTCCGCCAACGCCGGCTGCTACCTCTACGGCTGCGTCGGCGCCGACATCATCCAGGCCAAGGCCTACACCCGCGACGTTTCGACACACTGCCACCGCTGGCCCGTGGCGTGGCGCATCGTCGAGGAGGCATCGACGGACCGCGAGAAGGCGTTCGCCTGGGGCTACATGACCCACCTTGCCGCCGACATCGTCTCGCACAACCATTTCGTGCCCAGCAGCCTGCTGCGGTCCTTTCCCTCGCCTGCCCTGGGGCACGCGTACTGGGAGGCTCGCGCCGATGCGCTCCAGGACCCGGAGCACCGCGGGATGGTGCGCCAGCTCCTGGCCGGCAGCTACCGCGACTGTGACGCGCTGGTGGGACGGGTCGTCGAGCACACGCTGCTGTCGCTGAAGACCAACAAGCGCATCTTCGATTCGATGCTGGCGCTGAGCAAGCTCGACCGCTGGCAGAGCTTCCTCAAGACCGTCAATGAGCGGTCGCGCTACTCGTTGGGCGTCGACACCGTGCACCGCTACAACTCGGCCTGCATTGCCGCCGCGCAGGATCTGCTCGGCAACCAGCGCGAATCCTACACCCAGAGCTACGATCCGACCGGCCACGAGGTGCTGGCGCGCGCCATCGCGCTGCGGCGCCGGCTGCGCGCTCTCAAACGCGCACGCAAGCTCGATCCGGGGCTGGAGAAGGAGATCGAGCGCCAGATCGGCCCCGACGAATCGTTCTGAGACTCAGGCCGAGGTGACGGCGCGGCGCGCCCGCGGCCGCGCGCGCAAGGCCACCACGCGATCCAGAATCCGGTCGGCGAGCTCGTCCTTCGTGACGAGGCCGGTTTCTTCGTCCTCACCGGCGGCATCCAAAAGCACCGCCGCGTTGGTCTCGGTCTCGAAGCCCGCACCGGCGCGCGTGACGTCGTTGGCGACGATGAGGTCGACGCCCTTGCGCACGAGCTTGTCGCGGCCGTGCCGGACGACGTCGTTCGTCTCGGCAGCAAAGCCGACGACGATCGCATCGGAAGACCTGCGCGCCAGCGCTGCCAGGATGTCCTCGTTCTCGGCAAGCTCGAGCACCATCGGCTCGCCCGCCTTCTTCTTGATCTTGGCCTCGGCAACGCGCGACGGGCGGTAGTCGGCAACGGCCGCGACCATGACGATCACGTCGCTGGCATCGGCGTGCGCTTCCAGCGCTTTTTTCATTTCCGCTGCGGTGCCGACGTCGATGCGCTCGACGCCGCGCGGCGCCGCCAGAGAGGTGGGGCCGCTGACCAGCGTGACGCGCGCGCCGCGGCGCCAGGCGGCCGCGGCAACCGCGTAGCCCATGCGTCCGCTCGAGCGGTTGGTCAGATAGCGCACCGGATCGAGCGGCTCGCGCGTGGGCCCCGCCGACACCAGCACGCGGACGCCCGTCAGGTCCTGCGGCGAGAGCGCCGCGCTCAACTCGGCCAGCAGCACCTCGGGATCGGGCAGACGTCCCAGCCCCTCGTAGCCGCACGCGAGCTCGCCGTGATCGCTGTCGACGATGCGATGGCCGAAAGATGCGAGCGCTGCGATGTTCCGGGCGGTAGCGGGATGCGAGAGCATGTGCGTGTTCATCGCCGGAGCGACGACGACGGGTGCGCGCGTCACCAGCAGCGCCGCGGTCACGATGTCGTCGGCCATGCCGGCGGCCATGCGCGCGATCAGGTCGGCCGTGGCCGGCGCGACCAGGACCGCATCGGCGTCCTGGGCGATCTTGATGTGTCCGATGGTGGCGTCCTCGCCCGGATCCAGGAGGCTGGTGGCGACGGGGCGGCGCGAGAGCGCCTGCAGCGTCAGCGGAGTGATGAACTCTCGCGCCGCCTGCGTCATCGCCACCTGCACGTCGGCGCCTGCAGCCAGCAGCCGTCGGACCACCTCGGCGGCCTTGTAGGCGGCGATGCCGCCGCCCACGCAAAGAAGAACGCGGTTGCCGGCCAGGCGATGCATCAGGCGCCCTTGGATACCTTTTCTTCCATTTTGCTGAGCTCGCGGAAGCTTAGTCCCTCACGGGCCAGGCAGACAACCCCAAGTATGACGGTGATCGCGAACTGACTGGCATGGACGAGGATGGCATAGCCGATGGCGCCCTCGGTGACGCCGAAGACGCCGAGGCCGACCTTGCAGCCCCACTCGAACTGGCCGACGAAGCCGGGCGCGCCCGGTACCGCCACCGCCAGCGCGACGACGGTGGCCACGGTGACGCCGCCGCCGATGTAGGGCACGTCGATTCCGGTTGCCGCAAAGCCGAGCGCGAACGTCAGCCCGATGAAGAACCAGATGTAGAGCGACCAGGCCACGGTGCGCAGCACCGTGGAGAAGTCGGATACGGTGCTCATGCTGTCGATGAACTCGTGCTGCAGCCGCACCACCATCGGGCCGATGCGGGGGATACGCGCCCAGAGTCGGTCGAGCACCGGCAGCAGCCGCTCGCGCTGGATCGTGATGACGTAGGCGCCGCCGAATCCGGCGATTGCCAGCATCGCCGCCAGCCCTGCCATCCACGACACCTCCGGCGCCACATCGACCGACGAAACGATGATCACGCCGAAGATCGCCAGTGCGACCAGGTCGAGCACGCGCTCGATCGCCACGGTGGCCACGGCCGATGCCATCGACAGCTCCAGGCTGCGCGCCACCAGGTAGGGACGGGCAATCTCTCCGACACGGAACGGCAGCACCATGTTGGCCATGAACCCGATGGCCGAGGCGGAGTAGATGGGCATCATCGGCAGCGGACGCCCGGCCGAGCGCTCGAGCAGGATGCGCCAGCGCTGGCAGCGCGTGTACAGGCCGTAGGCCCCGGCCGGGAACATCAGCGCGATGAAGCGGTAGTCGGCCCGTGCGATCTCCTGTCCGACCTGCCCCCAGTTCTCGCCGCGCACGGCCAGCCAGAGGAACAGGGCGGACAGCCCGAGCCCCACCGCCAGCTGGACGCTGCGCCGGCCGCGTGTGGTCATGGGTTAGGGCTCGCCGCTACCTCAGCGGCGGAATCGCGACGGAGGCGGCTCGGGGATCTGCACGTCGGGGTGCAGAGTCTTGGCGCGCTCCAGCAGCACGTCCTCGGTCTCGGGGATGTTGGGGTCGGGCACGCAGCAGTCCACCGGACACACCGCCGCGCACTGCTCCTGGTCGAAGAAGCCGACGCACTCGGTGCACTTCACCGGGACGATGTAATAGATGTCCTCGGCGATGGCCTCGTGCATCGAGCCGTCCGGAGCCTCCCACTGCACGCCGCCCTCATAGATGGCGGTGTTGGGACATTCGGGCTCGCAGGCGCCGCAATTGATGCATTCTTCTGTGATCAGCGTGGCCATACCACGTCTCTCCTGCCCCGGTGCGAAGTGAGCGGGACTCTGGCACAGCCAGACCTCGTAGTAAAGTTTGCCTCGAGCATTGTGGAGGCATCCATCGCAGCGGCGGCGGGTTTCGATTTGATCGCCACATGTGATTGAAGACCGATCCGCCGTGAGCGCCCACTCGCCCGAGAATTCCGCACCTGTGGGCAGTCCGCTCCGCCTCATCGACGGTGATCTGATGCGGGTCGAGGCGCGCATCGCCGAGGTGATCCGCGCGCGTGAGCCGCTCCTGACCGAGATCTCCGACTATCTCATCAACGCCGGCGGCAAGCGCGTGCGCCCGGCGGTGGCGCTGCTGGTGTTTCGCGCCTGCGGCGGCACCGACGTCACCGACATGGTGGACCTGTCGGTGTCGCTGGAGCTGATCCACACGGCCACGCTCCTCCACGACGACATCATCGACTCCAACGACGTGCGGCGCGGCAAGGACGCGGCGCCCGTGCGCTTCGGCATCGCCGACACGCTGGTGACCGGAGATTTTCTCTTCTCGCGCGCGTTCCAGGTGTGCGGACGGTTCGAGGAGAGGATCGTCGACTGGGCGGCCGACGCCTGTGTCCAGCTCACCGAAGGCGAGATCATGCAGGCCCGCTTCCGCCGCAACGCCGCGGTAACCGAAGACGATTATCTGGAGATCATCGCGCGCAAGACCGCCTCGCTGTTCGCGGCCGGCACACGCATCGCCGCGCACCTGGCCGGCCTCGATTCCGCACGGATCGATCGCATGAACGAGTGCGGACGCCAGATCGGCCTCGCGTTCCAGATGATCGATGACGTCCTCGATATCGAGGGCGACCCGCGCAAGACCGGCAAGCGCGTGGGCACCGACCTTCTCGACGGCAACCCTTCTCTCCCCGTCGTGTGGGGACTGGCCTTGCCGGCGGTGCGACGCGCGTTTCTGGAAGAGGGCTGCGGCGCCGACGTCGTCGAACAGGCGCTGAGCGAGCTGCGGTCAGCCGCGATCGGCGCGCGCGTTCGCGAGCGCGCCGTCGAGCATGCGCGCGTGGCCGCCGCGCTGGTCGACGAGCTGCCCGCTTCGGCATTTCGCGATGCGGTCCGTCAGCTCGTCTCCGAGCTCGTGGACCGCCAGCTGTAGGGAGGCGTCAGCAGGGTGCGGGGCGATCGGAGTGATTGGCCTGCCAGACGGCGCGGATGACCTGCTCGACTGCGACAAACTGCCGATTCATCGACACCAGATTGTCCAGTGCGCGCACCAGCTCGGCGCGGTCCTGTCCAACGGGCTCGGCGGGATCGCACACACGTGCCAGACGCTGTGCCGCGGTCAGCAGCTCCTCGGACGCGTGACGCAGGTGCACCGCCATGTCGATGAAGCTCTGCTCGTCGATGATCATGCTCTGTTCCCCTTGCCGTTCTTCCGTGCCCGAACGGCGATCCCATATCGCAACCCTCGTGCCAGCATCCAACACATTCGCCGCAGCCGGCTGGAAAAGGCGCTGCCGAGGCTGCTTTTTTGCGGGCGGCATCATGGCGGGCGACGCGCGGCCAGGTGCGGGGACGGCGCCGGCGCCGGGACGGCAGTGTCCGGCGGCGGTCAAATCGGTGCGCGGCTACCATCGGCGTCGGTCCTCGCCTAGGAGACGCGGATCGATGACCCGGGGCGTCGTGGCAGCGCCCGCCCGTCGCCCGACCGGCGCAACAACTGGAGGACCTCGATGATCAAGCTCGATACCGCCTTCGTCGGCGGGTCCATCGCCAAGGTGGCCGAGACGGCGCGCGCCGCCGAGCGCCTGGGCTTCGACGGCATCATGACCGCCGAGACCGCCCACGACCCCTTCCTGCCGCTGATGATCGCCGCCGAGCACACCAGCACGATCGAGCTGGGGACCGCCATCGCCGTGGCCTTCCCGCGCAGCCCGATGATCACCGCGCACATGGCGTGGGACCTCCAGCACTACTCGGGCGGGCGCTTCCTGCTCGGGCTCGGCACGCAGGTCAAGGGACACAACGAGAAGCGCTTCAGCGTGCCGTGGGTCGCGCCCGGACCGCGCCTGCGCGAGCTCGTCGAGTCGCTGCACGCGATCTGGTCGTGTTGGCAGGACAACCGGCCGCTGTCCTACCACGGCAAGTACTACTCCTTCAGTCTGATGACGCCGTTCTTCAACCCGGGACGCATCGAGGAGGGCCGGCCGCCGGTCTACATCGCCGGCGTCAATGAATACATGTGCCGCCTGGCCGGCGAGCTGTGCGACGGCTTCCACATCCACCCGCTCAACAGCACGCGCTATCTCGATGAGGTCATCCGGCCGCTGATTGCGGAAGGCGCCGCCAAGGCGGGGCGCAAGATCGAAGACATCACCCTGGCCGCTCCGTGCTTCGTCGTCATGGGTGACAGCGACGAGGAGCGCGAAGGCGCGGCGGCGGCGGTTCGCCAGCAGATCTCTTTCTATGCCTCCACGCGCACGTATTGCGCAGTGCTCGACACGCACGGCTGGGGCGAGGTGGGACCGCAGCTGCACGAGCGCTCGCAGCGCGGCGACTGGAGCGGGATGGCCGATCTGATCACGGACGAGATGCTCCAGGCCTTCGCCGTCATCGGGCGGCGCGACGAGATTCCGGGGCTGCTGAAGAAGCGCTTCGAAGGCCGTGTGCAGCGCGTGGCGCTGTATCTACCGTTCGTTCCAGGCAGCGATGACGATTGGTGGCAGCAGGTGATCCAGACTCTGCACGCGTGACCGGGGCCGACGAAGACGCGACTGTCCGTGATGGTCGTAGTGTGCGGTCGGCAGACTACCGAAGAGGCAGGCACCTTCTGGGCCGAAAGGTGCCTGCCCCGGGTTCCCCACCCTAGAAGATCTGGCTGCGCAGGTAGGTCGTGAAGCCGGCGCGTCGCAGCGAGGCCTCATGCGCAGCGGCGTCCTTGCGATTGTCGAAGGCGCCGCTGAGCACGCGGAACAAGCCGGCGTCGTTGACGATGCGCACCCGGCGTCCGCCCAGGCGCGACACCAGCTCCTCGGCATTCGCGCGCGTCCGGAACGCTCCGAGCTGGATCGTGTACAGCGTGGTGCCGCCGGTCTTGGCCGGCGCCTTGGCCGTCGCAGAGCCGACCTCCGGCTTCCGCGCCGGGGGCGCCGACGTCTTCTGCTTCGAGCGCGTCGACGGCGGCGGAGTCAGCACGGCGGCCTTGGCCTGAATGATGCGCGGCGCCTTCTCCTCGTACGCTTCCATGGCGGCCGGCATCTCTTCGTCGTCGGCGCCCATGGCCTCGTCCATGCCGAGCGTCGCATCGTCCTCACCGCGCGAATGGATGCTCGGGTCCGGCGGGATGGCGGTGGCGCGCGCCGTCTGCTGGGCGGCTGCGGCCCTCTCTCGCGCATCCGCCTCGCGCGCCTGGCGGTCGACGGCGGCTCGCTGTTGCTCCATCGCTGCGCGCTCGTGTTCGACCGCTGCGCGCTGAGCCGCCTCGCGATCGGCACGCTGCCGGGCCATTGCGTCGCGCTTGGGGAAGTTCGGCTTCTCGCGGTCGGCGGTGCCGGGCTCGTCGCCCCACATCACCTCGCCGTCATACTCGTGCGCCTCGGCATCGAGCTCACGGATCTCGAAATCGTCCTCGGAATGGGTGTCGATTCGGGTATCGCGCGATGACCACACGGCCAGATGCGCATCGGCATCCAGGCGCGGCTGTTTGCCTTCGTTGCCTGCGGCCTGGTCGTCGGACACGCGGCGCGGCGGCGCAACCGGCAGCCGTACGATCTCGGTCGGCTCGGACGACACCGGCTTGGTGAAGAGCTCGGTGGTTCGCCCCGGCGCGGCATCACGCTCGGGCGATTCGATGCTGTTGGCCGCCCACGTCAGCAGCACGCACGCGGCGACGCTGAACAGGCCCATCGCGATGAAGCTGCCGCGCCGTGAGTCGCGGCCGCGCACCGGCGCACGCCGATCCTCGTCTTCGTCGTCATCCTCGGCCCCGGCATCGAAGGTGATCTCGTCCTGATCCTCCTCGTCCTCGCCCGTGCTCCACGACAGGCGCACTTCGTCCTGTGCATCCTCGTCGGAGGTCCAGTCTTCCTCTTCGTCGGTCTCGTCACCCCAGAGGACCTCGTCCTCGTCAACGACCGTCTTTGCCGTGCGCTCCAGACGCAACTTCTGCTGCTCTCCCGCCATGGCTGATCCCTCCGCTCCACTCCACGTGTGGACGTGCTCGCTGCGAACCTGATCGCAACCTGCTCGCGCCGCTCGTTCCAGCGCCGCCAGCGTCAGCGATTCCAGCCGCATGAGACGGCCGCCGCTGGCCACGATGAGATCGTCGATCGCCTCGGGCGCGAACATCCTGCCGAGCTCGCCGGCGGCAGCGGCCAATCGCCGCTCCAGGTAGCGAATGCAGTCGCGCACGCTGAGCGGCTCGATGCGGCAGATCTGCAGAAGGTGCTCGAGCAGCGCGCGATCGGTCGTCGCATTCATGCGATCCAGAAGATCGGGACGCCCGAACAGGAACAGGTGCAGCGAGGGAGGCTCCTCGGCATCGTCGCAGAAAAGCCGTGCCAGCCCCGCCAGCGTCTGCGGCGAAAGTCGGTGCGCGTCGTCGATGACGATGGCGGTGGAGCCGCCGGCGGCCGATCGCCTGGCGGCGACGTCGATGAACGTATGAATGAGCTCGTCCTCGCAGGAGCCGTCCGTCCGATCGACGCCGAGCTGCGCCAGTGCCTCACGAACCAGACTGGAGATGGAAGAACCGGGCGAGGTGATCAGCGCGGCACGCGCGCGCCCGGCCAGTCGGCGCGCGAAAATGCGGGCCAGAAGGGACTTGCCGCTCCCCTCGTCGGCAATGAGAACGCTGAGCCCGCGAGGTGAGCGAAGGCCCGCCTGAAGCTCCGACAGCAATGCGGCCAGCGCGTTGGGCAGGCACTGCTCGTCGGCGTCACTGTTTCTTGGAAATGGGTCGCGAGAAAGCCCGAACACCGCCGCCACATCCATCCGCCTCACCTCCCGGCGGGCGGCCGACGATCTCGCCCCCGAGATCAGCCCCGCCCTCTCCTCCCGTCGTCGCATGGGCGCGTACGACGCTGCCATGCGTTGCGGCAGGCCGCAGCCTGCGCGCCACCCCATGACGCTAGCACACAGCCGCCTGTTTGCAATTCAGGCGCGGCCGCGTCCGTGAGCCGGCGCCCGGCACGAGCTCTGTAGCAGGCGGGAGAACAGCAGCAGCGGCTCGACTCGCGAGCTCTTGAGCGCAAGGTCGAGCTGAACGACTTCACGGTGCAGACGCAGCAGCTCGTCCATCTCGAAATTGGATGCAGCCTTGAGACGGAAGTAGCCGCGCCAGGAAGGATGCCGGCGGCGG from the Candidatus Limnocylindrales bacterium genome contains:
- a CDS encoding TIGR03617 family F420-dependent LLM class oxidoreductase; translated protein: MIKLDTAFVGGSIAKVAETARAAERLGFDGIMTAETAHDPFLPLMIAAEHTSTIELGTAIAVAFPRSPMITAHMAWDLQHYSGGRFLLGLGTQVKGHNEKRFSVPWVAPGPRLRELVESLHAIWSCWQDNRPLSYHGKYYSFSLMTPFFNPGRIEEGRPPVYIAGVNEYMCRLAGELCDGFHIHPLNSTRYLDEVIRPLIAEGAAKAGRKIEDITLAAPCFVVMGDSDEEREGAAAAVRQQISFYASTRTYCAVLDTHGWGEVGPQLHERSQRGDWSGMADLITDEMLQAFAVIGRRDEIPGLLKKRFEGRVQRVALYLPFVPGSDDDWWQQVIQTLHA
- a CDS encoding AAA family ATPase, whose product is MDVAAVFGLSRDPFPRNSDADEQCLPNALAALLSELQAGLRSPRGLSVLIADEGSGKSLLARIFARRLAGRARAALITSPGSSISSLVREALAQLGVDRTDGSCEDELIHTFIDVAARRSAAGGSTAIVIDDAHRLSPQTLAGLARLFCDDAEEPPSLHLFLFGRPDLLDRMNATTDRALLEHLLQICRIEPLSVRDCIRYLERRLAAAAGELGRMFAPEAIDDLIVASGGRLMRLESLTLAALERAARAGCDQVRSEHVHTWSGAEGSAMAGEQQKLRLERTAKTVVDEDEVLWGDETDEEEDWTSDEDAQDEVRLSWSTGEDEEDQDEITFDAGAEDDDEDEDRRAPVRGRDSRRGSFIAMGLFSVAACVLLTWAANSIESPERDAAPGRTTELFTKPVSSEPTEIVRLPVAPPRRVSDDQAAGNEGKQPRLDADAHLAVWSSRDTRIDTHSEDDFEIRELDAEAHEYDGEVMWGDEPGTADREKPNFPKRDAMARQRADREAAQRAAVEHERAAMEQQRAAVDRQAREADARERAAAAQQTARATAIPPDPSIHSRGEDDATLGMDEAMGADDEEMPAAMEAYEEKAPRIIQAKAAVLTPPPSTRSKQKTSAPPARKPEVGSATAKAPAKTGGTTLYTIQLGAFRTRANAEELVSRLGGRRVRIVNDAGLFRVLSGAFDNRKDAAAHEASLRRAGFTTYLRSQIF